The Pseudomonadota bacterium genome contains a region encoding:
- a CDS encoding peptidoglycan endopeptidase, which translates to MEVCMRIEAPLVSPFRRPFGESGMPASDSGVSTLPDPLDVFEQGDHALCGVPGCTVPAPRMAERVAWSSGASKRVVSGGRAEVAREGPSDPSLLTAGRWAPVRVRSFPTSDPVLREALRHLGLRYVWQGADLRRGVDCSGFAWNVYRRCGRHVPLQWFRDGSADPRADARRFERDGMRHVESPRPGDIVVFGRQHVGIYAGEVNGKGLYVGANHGGRQTRGRVDIMPVDGYNGVRPVYFRYAPRKMRAASPGIRS; encoded by the coding sequence TTGGAGGTCTGCATGCGCATCGAGGCGCCGCTCGTCTCGCCGTTTCGTCGTCCCTTCGGAGAATCTGGGATGCCTGCGTCAGATTCAGGCGTCTCCACGCTCCCTGATCCCCTGGATGTCTTCGAGCAGGGTGACCATGCGCTGTGCGGAGTGCCGGGCTGCACGGTCCCAGCACCTCGCATGGCCGAGCGTGTCGCCTGGTCAAGTGGCGCGTCGAAGCGTGTCGTGAGCGGGGGAAGGGCAGAGGTGGCCAGGGAGGGGCCGAGCGATCCGTCCCTTCTTACCGCGGGCAGATGGGCTCCCGTGCGGGTCCGCTCCTTTCCGACGTCGGATCCGGTCTTGCGTGAGGCGCTGCGCCACCTCGGCCTTCGGTATGTATGGCAGGGGGCGGATCTGCGCCGAGGCGTGGACTGCAGCGGCTTTGCCTGGAACGTCTATCGGAGATGTGGTCGTCACGTCCCACTTCAGTGGTTTCGCGACGGCAGCGCCGACCCCCGAGCCGACGCGCGACGGTTTGAGAGAGACGGCATGCGACATGTCGAGTCGCCTCGGCCCGGTGACATCGTGGTCTTCGGGCGTCAGCACGTGGGCATCTACGCGGGTGAGGTGAACGGCAAGGGGCTCTACGTAGGCGCAAATCATGGAGGGAGGCAGACGAGGGGAAGAGTCGACATCATGCCGGTCGACGGCTACAACGGGGTTAGACCGGTGTACTTTCGCTACGCGCCCAGGAAGATGCGTGCGGCCAGTCCAGGGATCCGCTCGTAG